The genomic stretch TTGCGGTAGCGCTTTCGTTGATGCCCGTCGACGAGGTGACGCTCGAAGTCGATATCGCCATGACGGCAGTGCTGCGGTGTACGCTCGCCGGCAATGCCGCGGCCGCACTCGTCCTGGCGAAAGTTGTTGGTCGTGCCGAACTCGACCATCCCTTTGCGACCGAACTTTCCGGGTCTTGGTACACGCACCATCTGCGTCACTCTCCGGATCGGCGCAAGTTCACCCCGGATGAAAAGGCAGTGTGGTCGGCGTTGCGCAAGTGTGACGAGCGGCGTGCACGCACAGGAGATCTGGCATGAAGGTCCAGATCTTCTCCGATCTCCATATCGACGTGCACCCCATCAAGCCGATCACGATCATGGATGGCGTCGACGTCGTGATCGTCGCCGGCGATGCCTGCGAGGGTGCGTTGCGCGCCTTCGAGCACCTGCGCAGGATCGTGCCGATGCACATCCCGATCGTCATGGTGATGGGTAACCACGAATACTACCGCCGCTTCCTCCCCGAGGAACTGGCACTGGCACGCGCGCATGCCCCCTCATTCAACATACGCGTTTTGAACGACGATTCGATCGTGCTCGGCGGCGGCATCGTCCGCTTCGTCGGCGCCACGCTCTGGACCGACTATCAGGCCTTTGGTGAGGCCAACCAGGCGGCGGTGATGAACGCCTGCGCGACCGGCATGAACGATCATCGCTTGATCGGATGGCAGAAGCAGCCGTGGTTGCGGTTCAGGCCCCAGGAGGCAGCGCTCCTGCATCACCGGTCCAAGGCCTACATCGCCGAGATCCTCGCGGTGCCGTTTGCCGGACCCACCGTGGTGGTCAGCCACCATGGGCATTGGGACTCGGTGCATCCGAGGTTCCGTAGCGATCCCGTGACCGGCGCCTTCGTCTCGGACCTCTCGGCGTTGATCGAGACGCACCAGCCGACCCTGTGGGTGCACGGACATGTCCACAACTCCTCCGACTACCGCATTGGAGAGACCCGGATCCTGTGCAATCCGCATGGCTACGGAGCTGAGAACCCGGACTTCAACGGCGCCCTGGTGGTGGAGGTCGGCGCATGACGCGACTTTCCCTTCCCGCCCTCACTCACCCCTCTTCCTGAATTCTCAGGCGATCGGATCTCTCTCCATGCTGACGCAACTGTTCCCGTTCCTCGACCCGGCCCACATCACGCCCGATCTGGCCCGCCGGCTACGCGCGCTCGCAGACGATTGCGATCGTCTCGAATTCGGACGTCCCGTCTCGCCGCTCCTGCTGCAGGCCTCTCCTCTCCTGGAAGGCTGGGTGCCGGCGATGACGCCGGAAGGCGTCCAGCTGGTCGGGCATGCCAGCGGCCATCCGATTCACGGCGATCGCATGGTGATGACCACGGCGCTGTGGTGGGCGGACCCTGATGGCACTTGGGTCCGCACGCTGTCGCGCTTCTATCGGCTCGGACGTCCCGCCGCCCCCGACGACGCCCGCCGCATCCTGACCCCGTTCGCGACCTCCTCCGGCGATGGGGACGACAGCGGATCGGAGGATGAGGCATGAGCGGGAAGAGCACGACCGACAACGACGACGACTTCGATCTGCCGGCGGTGGATGACAATATCGTTTCGACAGGGGCCGCGGCTGATTCGTCCGATTGGGATGAGCGCTTGAAACGCGTATCGCGACTTCTGCGCTACGCGATGCTCGTGACCAATAGTGCCAGCCACGTCGAACAGCGGCTAATTGCCGAGATAGACGAGGTGTGTCCACAGCTCTCACTTAATGCGGCCTGGGCCGTAGCGCAGACCGTGGACGCGGGGCTTGCACTCGCCGCAGAGCTCGACCGCCGCGCCGTCGCCGAGGACGAACCGAACCTACGCAGTCTGGCCGATTGCGTCCGGCTACTGTGCCTGCCGACACCGCGAGATGCCACCTACTTCAAGGAGCACCGCCGTGTGGCAAAGGCACTGCAGCAGGCATTCTACAAGGCCGCCCGTGACGGGGACGAAGAGCTTTGCTCCGATCTCGAGCGGTTCACCTTCGGCTGGGCAGCGTTGCCGGCATGCACCGACCTGGTATCGACGCGCCAGCCGGCTGCCGTAAACGCGGCCATTCTCGGCATGCGCATGGCGGAGCACCGCATCGATGCCGCGACGGCGGCGACCACGCAACGGCTGAAGAGGGAGGAAAAGCGCAAAAAAGAACAGGAGGCCGAAAACAAGGCGGCCGAGGCCTCGCCGCAAATCGCCTCTCCTGCAACAGACGCCATCCCCAGCCACCACCTGGTCGTCGCCCGTCTGAGCAACGAGGAGATGAAGAACACCAAGCTGAGGGATATTCTCGGCCCGCTGAAGAGCGTCATCAACGTCGCCTTGCCGCTGGTCGAGGTGCCGCCGCTGCATGACGTGCGCAACACGTTGCTGTTCGAATTCCCCTATGCCGCTGAGGTCATCGACTTTGCGCTCGCCGATCTCGTTGGGCGCACCACAATTCGGCTACGCCCTTTGCTTTTGGTAGGCGATCCTGGCGGCGGCAAGAGCCGGTTTGCTCGGCGTCTTGGCGAGGTGCTGGGCCTCAGTGTTTGGCGAACAGATGCAAGTCGTTCCGATGGTGCTGCGTTCGCGGGCACCGACCGGCGCTGGTACTCGGCAGAACCCTGCCATCCCTTTCTCGCCGTGGCCCAAGGCAAGATCGCGAACCCATTGATTTTGCTTGACGAAATTGAGAAGGCACCTACGCGCAGCGACTACGGAAGGCTTTGGGATTGTCTATTGGGCATGCTCGAACCCGAAACCAACACTCGCTATCCGGATCCGGCGCTTCAGAAAAATCTGGATCTGTCTCACGTCTCCTATGTCGCCACTGCAAACACGCTCGATTCGCTGCCGAGCCCGATTAGAGACCGTTTTCGCGTGGTGACTTTTGCGAAGCCGACCGCAGGCGATCTCGCTGCGCTCTTGCCAGCCGTGATTGCCGACCTCGCCAGAGAGCGCAGCCTCGATCAAAGCTGGGTGCCGCCGCTCGATGGCTCCGAGCATACGGCTGTCGCTCGGCATTGGCGCGGCGGCTCGGTGCGCCGGCTGCGCCGCATCGTCGAGGCAATCCTGCGCGAGCGCGACGTGCGCGCCACGAGGAACTGATCATGCCCTATCGAACTGACGAGATGCCGAAACCCACTCCGCCGCGCAAGCCATCGCCATTCCCGCGACGCCTGCCTTTACCGGGGACAAGCCCCAAGGGTGGCTTAAGCGGCTCTCAGAACCCCGATACTATCCCAGCAAATAGCCACAGGACGAATACCGTGACCGACCCTCAGATCGCCTGCCCGAACTGCCGGACCGAGATCAAGCTGACCGAATCGCTCGCGGCACCCCTGATCGCTGAGACCCGCAAACAGTTCGAGGCACAGCTCGTCCAGCGCCAAGCCGAGTTCGGCCGCCGCGAGGCGCAGCTCAAGCAAATGCAGGACGAGCTCGCCAAGGCCCGGGACGGCATCGACGAGCAGGTGGCCGCCAAATTAAGGGCTGAACGAGCGGCGATCGCCGAAGCGGAAGCCAAGCGGGCGCGCCTTGCAGTGGCCGACGACATCAGCCAGCGCGACCAGCAACTGGCCGACCTGCAGCAGATCCTCGCGACCAACAACCAGAAGCTCGCCGAGGCTCGGAAAGCTCAGGCCGACACGGTGCGCAAGGAGCGCGCACTCGAGGATGCCCAGCGGGAACTCGAGCTCACCATTGAGAAGCAAGTACAGGAGAATCTCGCCGCTGTTCGGGACAAGGCCAAGCTCGAGGCTGAGGACGCTCTCAAGGCCAAAGTCACTGAGAAGGAAACGCAGATCGCGGGGATGCAGCGCCAGATCGAGGAGCTGCGCCGCAAAGCAGACCAAGGCTCGCAGAAACTGCAGGGCGAAGCCCTTGAGATCGAGCTGGA from Bradyrhizobium sp. Ash2021 encodes the following:
- a CDS encoding metallophosphoesterase, whose translation is MKVQIFSDLHIDVHPIKPITIMDGVDVVIVAGDACEGALRAFEHLRRIVPMHIPIVMVMGNHEYYRRFLPEELALARAHAPSFNIRVLNDDSIVLGGGIVRFVGATLWTDYQAFGEANQAAVMNACATGMNDHRLIGWQKQPWLRFRPQEAALLHHRSKAYIAEILAVPFAGPTVVVSHHGHWDSVHPRFRSDPVTGAFVSDLSALIETHQPTLWVHGHVHNSSDYRIGETRILCNPHGYGAENPDFNGALVVEVGA
- a CDS encoding DUF6634 family protein; this encodes MLTQLFPFLDPAHITPDLARRLRALADDCDRLEFGRPVSPLLLQASPLLEGWVPAMTPEGVQLVGHASGHPIHGDRMVMTTALWWADPDGTWVRTLSRFYRLGRPAAPDDARRILTPFATSSGDGDDSGSEDEA
- a CDS encoding AAA family ATPase produces the protein MSGKSTTDNDDDFDLPAVDDNIVSTGAAADSSDWDERLKRVSRLLRYAMLVTNSASHVEQRLIAEIDEVCPQLSLNAAWAVAQTVDAGLALAAELDRRAVAEDEPNLRSLADCVRLLCLPTPRDATYFKEHRRVAKALQQAFYKAARDGDEELCSDLERFTFGWAALPACTDLVSTRQPAAVNAAILGMRMAEHRIDAATAATTQRLKREEKRKKEQEAENKAAEASPQIASPATDAIPSHHLVVARLSNEEMKNTKLRDILGPLKSVINVALPLVEVPPLHDVRNTLLFEFPYAAEVIDFALADLVGRTTIRLRPLLLVGDPGGGKSRFARRLGEVLGLSVWRTDASRSDGAAFAGTDRRWYSAEPCHPFLAVAQGKIANPLILLDEIEKAPTRSDYGRLWDCLLGMLEPETNTRYPDPALQKNLDLSHVSYVATANTLDSLPSPIRDRFRVVTFAKPTAGDLAALLPAVIADLARERSLDQSWVPPLDGSEHTAVARHWRGGSVRRLRRIVEAILRERDVRATRN